The nucleotide sequence AAGTTTTTGCCTATAGCCGATGGAATGAACAGGGAAATAGAGTGGTGGTTGTCGTGAATTTTTCCGATAATTATTTAGGGGGTTATACTGTGCCGAATTTCCCCTCTGATGGCACTTGGCATGAGTGGACAATGAATTGGGATGTCGAGGTGAATAATCAGCAATTGAGCCTAGGTTTGCCGGAATATTCGGCTCTCGTGTTTATTGCTTAAAAAGTTATAAGTAGGTGGACAAAATTAAGAAGGGTGTAGGGGGTAGGGGAATAGGCGTGAGGAAAGGGTTAGAGATTTATTTCTTAACTTGAGCATATTAAATTTAAATTTCTTGGGGAATGGGAAATGGGTAAAAGATAAAATAGCCTTTGTCCTTTCCCCTTTAACCTTTCCCCTTTAACCTTTCCCCTCTAACCTTTCCCCTTTAACCCTTCCCCGATTTGAGAAGGTTTTAAATAAATTGGTGCAAGATCTGAGGTCACCCTATGGAGGGCAGCATTTAAATACACTGTTATCTACTGTAATGCAATTTTTCAGACGCTCGCTCATGAATTCCTGAAAATTTTTATCAATTAAATTGAACAAGATGAAACCCTGCTCAAAGCCTTATCTAGGTTGGGTTTGCCCACAACGAGACTCTATCTATAAATTTTAGATAAGCTTTAGTCTTTTTCAGAAAGGTTTGCTCTCATGAGGAAAAAGTTTTCTATAACTTTTGTTTCAAAAAATTTGTATGATTTATTATTTAATAACTTTAATCAATATCGCTACTTAAGCTTAAAAATACAGTGTAATTTTATGTACTTCAAACGGCTGTTACAGTGTATTATTCTGTAAAATATTAAGAAATTTTGGTGAAAACATAGTTATATAATGTTATACATTTTTGCTTAATGTAAAGAAATATAAACAAAAATCTGAACAAAACTAGGGGTAAATTGAGCATCAAGGCGATTTTTTCATCATATTTTTAATATTACTTAATATAAATATTGCAAAAAATTAACAATTAAAGTAAGCCTCCGGGTACTTATTAAGAATTATTAAGCTCTCTCATTTAACGGATTTTTTTAGATAGAATGCGATATACATAGACAAATAAATTTCCCACTAAAAACCAATTAGCAAAGAAAAAAATTTCAAACCATTACACTAAAGAGAGACATTTATCTGATGTAAGGTGAGCTTAAAAAAATTCTTTAACAACTGAACTTAATAAGTCCCAGTGCCCAACTCTCAATTTTATGGCTCTCCTAATCACCTCTCTTGAATCCCTTTCGATTACCCTTAACCTTTACCCGTAGGAGCAAGCATGGTTCTTACTGCTACAAACAAAACACCATTAACTCAAGGGGTTCGCATTCGTGGCCGGATGTTGGACAAATATGCTGAGATTCTTTCAGATTCTGCCCTTAACTTTCTGGCCATGTTACAGCGCCGCTTTGGCGCTCGTCGTTCCCATCTTTTGGAACTCAGACAAAACATCCAACAACAAATTCATGCCGGATGGATGCCTGAGTTTTCTGAAGAAACTGAAGACATCCGTAACAGCCAGTGGCAAATTGCTCCTATCCCTGTAGACTTACAAGACCGGCGCGTTGAAATTACAGGTCCAGTAGATCGGAAAATGATTATCAACGCTCTTAACTCCGGTGCCAATGCCTATATGGCTGACTTTGAAGATTCCAGCAGTCCCACTTGGGATAATATGGTATCGGGTCAACTGAACTTGCGAGATGCCGTTGTCGGCAGCATCGAATATATCGATCCGACAAAAAATAAAGTCTATCGGCTCAAGGAAAAAACGGCAGTTCTCCTGGTTCGTCCCCGAGGCTGGCATCTTTTAGAAGAACATCTTTTAATAGACGATCAACCCATCTCAGCATCGCTATTTGATTTCGGGCTTTATTTCTTTCATAACGCCGAAAAATTACTCCTTAAAGGCACTGGTCCCTATTTTTACTTACCCAAGCTAGAAAACCGTCAAGAGGCTGCCCTCTGGAATGAGGTTTTTATCGCTGCCCAAGAAGCCCTAGGCTTACCTGTGGGAACCATTAAGGCAACAGTTTTAATAGAAACCATTCTCGCCGCCTTTGAGATGGATGAAATCCTCTATCATCTCAAAGATCACATTGTCGCTCTCAATTGCGGTCGCTGGGATTATATCTTTAGCTTTATCAAAAAATTGAGCTTCTGTCCCCAATTTGTGCTACCAGAGCGCTCGGTTGTCACCATGACGCGCCATTTTATGCGTTCCTATAGCTTACTCACCATTCAAACTTGTCATCGTCGCGGTGCTTTGGCGATGGGAGGGATGGCGGCACAAATTCCCATTAAATCTGATCCACAAGCTAATGAACTTGCTCTGGCTAAAGTCCGTGCTGATAAAGAACGCGAAGCAAGCGATGGTCATGACGGCACTTGGGTCGCTCATCCTGCTTTAGTTCCCCTGGCTAAAGAAGTATTTGACAGTAAAATCAAAGGAGCTAATCAACTGTCGGTACTGCGCGAAGATGTACAGGTAACCGCAAAAGATTTATTAGAAGTCCCTGACGGTTCCATCACCGAATCCGGACTCAGAAACAATATTCGCGTGGGAATTTTGTATATAAGTTCTTGGTTAGATGGTATCGGCTGCGTTCCCTTATATAATTTAATGGAAGATGCAGCTACCGCCGAAATCTGTCGGGCACAAATTTGGCAATGGTTACACCATCATGCTAAATTAGAAGACGGACGCAATATCGATCAAGCCCTGTTCCAGTCTCTTCTTAACGAGGAAACAGTCGCCTTGCGTCAAGAGAATCAAAACCAGTCCCCTAACTTTAACAAAGCTGTGGAATTATTCGTACAGCTAGTTATGGCTGATGAATTTGAAGACTTTTTAACCCTGTGCGCCTATCGGAAAATTGTCGAATTTGACAATTAAGCTTCCTTGAGTTCGCTCATAAATAAAGGCAGATAACCAACCTTTGGTATACCCGCCTACTTGTTCTTGTCGTTGTATTAGATTGTCTATTTGGAGATTAGCATACCATGACTTCACTGACCTTTGAACAATTAGTTTCCCATGTTCCCCAAGGCCGTTTTAACGGAATTGAGCGAAACTATACCCCCGAGGATGTACAAAAATTACGCGGCTCTATCAAAATTCAATATACTTTAGCCGAACTTGGAGCAAACCGGCTCTGGGAACTTTTACATAAAGAAGATTATATTCATGCTCTGGGCGCAGTGACCGGCAACCAAGCGATGCAAATGGTACGCGCCGGACTCAAAGCCATTTATTTATCAGGTTGGCAAGTGGCCGCCGATGCTAATCTCGCCGGTACCATGTATCCGGACCAAAGTCTTTATCCCTCCAACAGTGGCCCTGAATTATGCCGCCGCATTAACCGCACCTTTCAACGGGCCGATCAGATCAACCACTCAGAAGGACGCAATGGGGTTCACTGGTTTGCGCCCATTGTCGCTGATGCTGAAGCCGGTTTTGGCGGCCCCCTCAATAGCTTTGAAATCATGAAAGCTTATATCGAAGCCGGGGCGGCTGCGGTTCATTATGAAGATCAACTCGCTTCTGAAAAGAAATGCGGACATTTAGGTGGCAAAGTTTTAATTCCTACGGCGGCTCATATTCGTAACCTTAATGCTGCTCGTCTTGCTGCTGATGTCATGGGCACTCCTACCTTAATTGTGGCTCGTACCGATGCTGAAAGCGCTAAATTAATCACCAGCGATATTGATGAACGCGATCGCCCCTTCATCACCGGTGAGCGTACTCCTGAAGGCTTCTACCGCTTACGGGAAGGTTCAGGTTTAGACCATTGTATTGCTCGGGGACTTTCTTATGCCCCCTATGCTGACTTACTCTGGTGGGAAACCTCCAAACCCAACCTCGAAGAAGCCCGCCGCTTCGCCGAAGCCATTCATAGAGAGTATCCTGGTAAACTCCTCGCTTATAACTGTTCTCCTTCCTTTAACTGGAGAACCAATTTAGACGATGAAACCATCATCAAATTCCAAAAAGAACTAGGCGCAATGGGGTATAAATTCCAGTTTGTCACCTTAGCCGGCTTCCACTGCCTCAACCACAGTATGTTTGAATTAGCGCGTCATTATGCTCACAGTGGTATGGAAGCTTATGCTCAACTGCAAGAAGCCGAATTCTTGAGCGAGGAACAGGGCTATACCGCTACTCGTCATCAACGCGAGGTCGGCACCGGTTACTTTGATGCCGTTTCCGTTGCTATCTCCGGCGGACAATCTTCCACCACCGCTATGTCAGCATCTACTGAGGTTGAGCAGTTCCAAGGCCATGAAGATCACCACCAGGGAATGACAGAACCGGAAAATGTTCCTCCTGTTTGGTATGAAATTGTCAACGCTCACATTGGTAGCGGAACCTCACGCCATCCTGAAGAAGTAAAAGCGTTTGAAGCTTTCAAAGAAGCACGTTATGCCCGCATAAAAGAAGCTTATCGGGAAATAGAGGAAATTGCTCACCTTGATGATTAATTCCTAACTTGTTCCCCCTTTTAGAAAGGTTTTGAGTTAGAATTTTGATGTATAATCCATAATCTTTGCTCCATGTGTGAATAGTGAATAGATCACGTCTGATCACTATTCACCTTTTTTATTTTCTTAAAAGACAAGTTCATTTTCTCTTAAAAAAAAAGTAGATTCATCAATGTTAAACATATCGCTCCTGTGAGATAATAGAGAAATACTTATCAAAGATATTTACTCGAATTTTAGGACTAAACAGCCCTTAACTCAAAAATTTGCCTGTAGGTTACACAGCAACCTGAAGGTCAGTGACTGATCTAACAACACAGATGGAAAAATTGCTCCTATTTGAGATGATGCCACCGGGGAAAATTCAACGGCAAATAGTCGCAACTGAAAAGTTAAAAAACTTTTTCTCTCTTCATCAATGTACTTTACAGACAAGAATAGACCCCAATTCTACCATACACTGTCCGTCATTTGTCTCGTTTTCGTTATACAATGTAATATATAACTTTGGGAGGAATCATTTTGATGGCAAATTCTCCACTGGTTTCTATTCGTATTCCTGCCGAAACGTTAGAACGTCTTGATGATCTAGCTCAGAAATTGTACCCTTCCCGTCGTCGCGGCAAAAATCCGAATCGTTCTCAAGTCATTTTGGATGCTATTGAGGAATTTTTAACTAACCACTCCTGTGAAGAATCCCAGGAACTTCCGTTAGAAGACCAAGTTAATCAAATTCTACAGCAATACCAAAAACATCTAGAGCAAAGTATTAAAGAATATATTGACGAAAAATTCTTAGCCTATGCCTATAACTTAGAAAATCGTCTCCAAACTTCCAGAAAAATTCTCAATAAAAGTATTAATCAGTAGTTTATTTGTTCCGGGGGTTTTGTTGTCTGTGGTCTTGAATAAATCCTTGCTCACAGTCTCGTAACCAGAGAGTAACCGCTTGACCTATGATGCCGTCGCGGCTTTCCCTAGGAGGAAGTGGCGGTTGTCCGGCAACAGAAGACCCGATGCGAGTAAAAACTGTATTTAACTGCCAACCCTGATCCGTTAAAGTCAGAAATAACCAGTGATAAAGCTGCATTTGAACGGGTTTATTATGACTATATTGCCGTTCTAGGGTGGTAAAAAAAACTTGCTGTGTGGAATTGGGAAAAACAGGAGCATATTGACTTGGACCTTGAGTTAAAGGTAACGGTTCAAATTCAGGTCGCCCTGCTACCAGCACATAAGTCGAAGAAATATTTTTATCAATTTGTCTGGCTCGCTGCATGACTCGGTTAGCATAACTCGGTATATCCTTGAGCAACATATCGGTTAAGGTTTGGAGGTCACTTGGGCAACGAGAAGTGCGTTTAGTTGGAGTTGGTGCTACTTGAACCTGCGTCTGTTTTGCCGGCAAACCCAGCACTAACCCTTGAGTGTTAACTCCCCAGAAACCGGTTAACACTCCGATGGAAATTAAACCGTAGCTAACTCTTGACAAATTTTTTCCCATGCTTCTACTGGATCTGAAGCGGCTGTAATTGGACGACCGATCACTAAATAATTCGCTCCTGCTTTCAGTGCTGATGCTGGTGTCATCACTCGACGTTGATCGCCGCTTTCGGACCAAGCCGGACGGACCCCAGGACAGACTAGCAGAAAATCCTCTCCACAAACCTGTCGTAATTGACTCACCTCCAAAGGAGAACACACTGCCCCATCTATCCCTGACTCCTGTGCTAATAGCGCCATTTGTAAAGCGTATTCCGGAAGCTCTAAGGGGATTTTAAGATCAAAGGCTAACTCTCGTGAGTTTATACTGGTTAGTAAGGAAATGGCAAGTAGTTTCGGGGGCACATCAGCATCATTAATGGCTCTAATGGCGGCACTTAAGGCTTCTCTTCCCGCCGTCGTATGCAGCGTCAGTAAGTCAACCCCATATTTAGCCGCACTTCGACAAGCACCGGCTACGGTATTGGGAATATCATGAAACTTTAAATCTAAAAAAATCCGTTTTTCTCGTTCTTTGAGAACTTCTAAAATGGTCGGTCCTGCACCGACAAATAACTCTAACCCGACTTTCCAGAAGCTGACTTGAGGGAGTTGATCCACTCTGGCCAATGCTTCTTCTAAAGTCGGGACATCTAAGGGAACAATAACGCGGTCATGGGTCATATTTACTAAGCGCGAAGCTCTGAACTGTCCCTATCCCTTGGGTTGATTCCTCGATGTCTCGGGGCCTTAGCTTAGGACAAGGTCTAGATTGATAAATCTTAGCCTTTTTTTGCCTGTGCTTGCTTAAAGTTGCCATAATAAATTTATCAGGTCTTCAACTTTTGGGAGTCGAGCCGATGATTACTACTACTGATGGCGACTTTTCAATACTTTTAAATGACATTGAACATCCACAACAGACGCAGTTAGAGCAACTAGACCACAAACTAGAGAAAGTCACTACGACGATAAAAACGTTAGACAGGACTCATCGCAGAATTGACTTCATGTTTGAGCGAGTTGAGCAAAAATTGCGAAAAATCCCCGAACAATTTAACGAAGTGCATCAATATGTCAGTGCCATTGACCAGCAAGTGAGCCAGTTAAACAAAAGGAAAAAAGCACAAAACAAATATGATGAGAAATTTTTCATCAAAATGATTAGTTTTCTCTTGACTATTTTAATGGCTTTATTATTCACCTTAACTCAGACCGGTATCCCACCCAAATTGTAGTAAAGACTCGGGTTTTTTAGGAGAGTAAGCAGTCGGACACTCATTACAGTTAACTGTGAGGTTAGGGTGTCGGGTGTCGCCTGTCGGGTGTGGGGGAATTGTGGGCGTTTTACAATTCTAGAAGTTACGCACTCAGAAACGCGCACTAACGAGTTTATGTCCCAAGCGAGCCTTGCTCCCGATCGCGGACAATCTCAAACCCATAAAATTGGGTTATGGTGCGTAAGTTTTAAATTCTTTATACAGAGTGCTTTATTTATTTCCAGCTAAAGAGCGGCAATTAATCATGTTCATTTATTTATGCCCACCTACTTATAAATCTTGATAAATTTAAGCGAACTCAGCAATAAATTAAAACTCTATAGACAGTCTATAAATATTTTTAAGGATTACACAAATCGTCTCAAAAGCGAGAATTTATGGGTTTCCATCTGGATACAACAGCATCTTACTCGAGATAGAAATTAAATTCTCTATTATTTAAGAAAAGCACAATTAGCTCTTTACGTCCTGTATCTAAAGATAGAAAATAGTGATTAACTCTAATTTAAGATTTAAAAAACCTTGAGGGCCTAATTTGCCGGCAAGGTTTCGTCTAACTAGCTCTAGTTCTACTGAGGTCTGATGACACATTTATTAAATCAAGTTAATCACATTCAAGAGTGGGAAAAGCGTCGTAATCAAGCTAATTGCTGTTATAAACAGGGACAAATATCAGAATTTCTGACTCTATCCACCGAAAATTTACACTTAGCCAGAACCATTGGAGACCGCAACCGAGAAGGTCATACCCTCAATGACATCGGTTTAGCTTATCTGAGTAACTGGCAACTCGATGAAGCCTTATCTACCTTTCATGCGGCTTTTCGCATCGCCACTGAGTTAGATAATAAGCGTTCAATTGCCACCATACTCAGCAATTTAGGTTCTACCCTCAGTCGTCAGGGACAGTTTGCCGGGGCGCTAGACTATTATCATCAAGCCCTTCCCCTTTTTAGACAATTAGAAGATGCTCAAGGGGAAGTATCCACCCTTAATGATGTGGCCTTGATTTATAGCAAATTAGGGGAACCCAAGCGCTCACTATTGCTACAACATCAAATATTAGCGATGCGTCGCCAACTCGGAGACTTTTCTGGTGAAGCAACAACCCTCAATGGCATTGGCTTTGCTTACAATACCTTGGGAAAATTTGAACAAGCGTTAGAATTCTTTGGTGAAGCCCTAAAAATTGCTAGAGCCGTTAAAAATTTAGCCCTAGAAGCCACAACTTTAAATAATATTGCCTCAGTTTACAGCGATTTAGGACAACCCAAACAAGCATTACTGCTTTACCATCAGGTTCTTTTAACCCGTCGGCAAATTAATGATCGTTCTGGAGAAGCGACAACCCTTAATAACCTCGGATATACATACAGTAATCTGGGTGATACTAAAGAAGCCCTCGAATTTTA is from Gloeothece verrucosa PCC 7822 and encodes:
- the pyrF gene encoding orotidine-5'-phosphate decarboxylase encodes the protein MTHDRVIVPLDVPTLEEALARVDQLPQVSFWKVGLELFVGAGPTILEVLKEREKRIFLDLKFHDIPNTVAGACRSAAKYGVDLLTLHTTAGREALSAAIRAINDADVPPKLLAISLLTSINSRELAFDLKIPLELPEYALQMALLAQESGIDGAVCSPLEVSQLRQVCGEDFLLVCPGVRPAWSESGDQRRVMTPASALKAGANYLVIGRPITAASDPVEAWEKICQELATV
- a CDS encoding ribbon-helix-helix domain-containing protein; this encodes MANSPLVSIRIPAETLERLDDLAQKLYPSRRRGKNPNRSQVILDAIEEFLTNHSCEESQELPLEDQVNQILQQYQKHLEQSIKEYIDEKFLAYAYNLENRLQTSRKILNKSINQ
- a CDS encoding tetratricopeptide repeat protein, with the translated sequence MTHLLNQVNHIQEWEKRRNQANCCYKQGQISEFLTLSTENLHLARTIGDRNREGHTLNDIGLAYLSNWQLDEALSTFHAAFRIATELDNKRSIATILSNLGSTLSRQGQFAGALDYYHQALPLFRQLEDAQGEVSTLNDVALIYSKLGEPKRSLLLQHQILAMRRQLGDFSGEATTLNGIGFAYNTLGKFEQALEFFGEALKIARAVKNLALEATTLNNIASVYSDLGQPKQALLLYHQVLLTRRQINDRSGEATTLNNLGYTYSNLGDTKEALEFYKQAICIYQELGDHLGEITTWLNMGCIYSVTDEKWLALSCYWNGQKLVDKIQHQPLKNKLQQLIKSL
- the aceB gene encoding malate synthase A translates to MVLTATNKTPLTQGVRIRGRMLDKYAEILSDSALNFLAMLQRRFGARRSHLLELRQNIQQQIHAGWMPEFSEETEDIRNSQWQIAPIPVDLQDRRVEITGPVDRKMIINALNSGANAYMADFEDSSSPTWDNMVSGQLNLRDAVVGSIEYIDPTKNKVYRLKEKTAVLLVRPRGWHLLEEHLLIDDQPISASLFDFGLYFFHNAEKLLLKGTGPYFYLPKLENRQEAALWNEVFIAAQEALGLPVGTIKATVLIETILAAFEMDEILYHLKDHIVALNCGRWDYIFSFIKKLSFCPQFVLPERSVVTMTRHFMRSYSLLTIQTCHRRGALAMGGMAAQIPIKSDPQANELALAKVRADKEREASDGHDGTWVAHPALVPLAKEVFDSKIKGANQLSVLREDVQVTAKDLLEVPDGSITESGLRNNIRVGILYISSWLDGIGCVPLYNLMEDAATAEICRAQIWQWLHHHAKLEDGRNIDQALFQSLLNEETVALRQENQNQSPNFNKAVELFVQLVMADEFEDFLTLCAYRKIVEFDN
- the aceA gene encoding isocitrate lyase; its protein translation is MTSLTFEQLVSHVPQGRFNGIERNYTPEDVQKLRGSIKIQYTLAELGANRLWELLHKEDYIHALGAVTGNQAMQMVRAGLKAIYLSGWQVAADANLAGTMYPDQSLYPSNSGPELCRRINRTFQRADQINHSEGRNGVHWFAPIVADAEAGFGGPLNSFEIMKAYIEAGAAAVHYEDQLASEKKCGHLGGKVLIPTAAHIRNLNAARLAADVMGTPTLIVARTDAESAKLITSDIDERDRPFITGERTPEGFYRLREGSGLDHCIARGLSYAPYADLLWWETSKPNLEEARRFAEAIHREYPGKLLAYNCSPSFNWRTNLDDETIIKFQKELGAMGYKFQFVTLAGFHCLNHSMFELARHYAHSGMEAYAQLQEAEFLSEEQGYTATRHQREVGTGYFDAVSVAISGGQSSTTAMSASTEVEQFQGHEDHHQGMTEPENVPPVWYEIVNAHIGSGTSRHPEEVKAFEAFKEARYARIKEAYREIEEIAHLDD